One genomic window of Sphingomonas ginsengisoli An et al. 2013 includes the following:
- the hisC gene encoding histidinol-phosphate transaminase, whose translation MSLAQRLARPEILDLPPFDLGGRADDPFGADAIKLDANENPYPPLGPAGVNRYPEPQPRRLRAAMAALYGVDPASFLVTRGGDDAIDLLIRTFCRPGVDAVSVCLPTFSAYAHFSRLQGARVIEARLGADYAFEPARLIAAVAGEPGLKLAFVCAPNNPTGTPVAPDDVLALAAALPDTLIVLDEAYLEFGDTPSLAAEAATRPNLIVLKTLSKAFGLAGARVGGLVAQPDTIALVARAAPPYPLPTLSIAAAEQALSPARRAVHLQRIEELKAERARLAPLLATSPIVTRVHASDGNFLFLEVDDAAALAERLDRLGIRVRFRENAAPGGVRLTIGTREENDAALRAFEVPLAAERPARRAALARDTNETRIAVAVDLDRAEPRRIDTGVPFFDHMLDQVAAHGNFSLTLACDGDLAIDPHHSLEDVAIALGTALGQALDDKRGIGRFGFALPMDETQAQVLIDLSGRPYCRFEGDFTASHIGDYPTEMTPHIFRSLADSMRAAIHVRVDGDNDHHKVEACFKAFGRALRQAVAREGSDAVLPSTKGLL comes from the coding sequence ATGAGCCTCGCCCAGCGCCTCGCCCGGCCCGAAATCCTCGACCTGCCGCCGTTCGATCTCGGCGGCCGCGCCGACGACCCGTTCGGTGCCGACGCGATCAAGCTCGACGCCAACGAGAATCCCTACCCCCCGCTCGGCCCCGCCGGGGTCAACCGCTACCCCGAGCCCCAGCCGCGCCGGCTGCGCGCAGCGATGGCCGCGCTCTACGGGGTCGACCCGGCATCGTTCCTGGTCACCCGCGGCGGCGACGATGCGATCGACCTGCTCATCCGCACCTTCTGCCGCCCCGGCGTCGATGCGGTCAGCGTCTGCCTGCCGACCTTCTCCGCCTACGCCCATTTCTCCCGCCTGCAGGGCGCGCGGGTGATCGAGGCGCGGCTGGGCGCGGACTATGCGTTCGAGCCCGCGCGGCTGATCGCGGCGGTGGCGGGCGAGCCCGGCCTCAAGCTCGCCTTCGTCTGCGCCCCCAACAACCCGACCGGCACCCCGGTCGCCCCGGATGACGTGCTCGCGCTGGCTGCGGCGTTGCCCGACACGTTGATCGTGCTCGACGAGGCCTATCTCGAGTTCGGCGACACCCCGAGCCTTGCCGCCGAAGCCGCCACTCGCCCCAACCTCATCGTCCTGAAGACGCTGTCCAAGGCCTTCGGGCTGGCGGGCGCGCGAGTCGGCGGGCTGGTCGCCCAACCCGACACGATCGCCTTGGTCGCGCGCGCCGCCCCGCCCTATCCGCTGCCGACGCTGAGCATCGCCGCCGCCGAGCAGGCGCTCAGCCCCGCCCGCCGCGCGGTGCACCTCCAGCGGATCGAGGAACTGAAGGCCGAGCGGGCGCGGCTGGCGCCCCTCCTCGCCACTTCCCCCATCGTCACGCGCGTCCACGCCAGCGACGGCAATTTCCTCTTCCTCGAGGTCGACGACGCCGCCGCGCTCGCCGAGCGGCTCGACCGCCTCGGCATCCGGGTCCGCTTCCGCGAGAATGCGGCGCCCGGCGGGGTGCGGCTGACGATCGGCACCCGGGAGGAGAATGACGCGGCACTGCGCGCCTTCGAGGTCCCGCTCGCCGCCGAGCGCCCCGCCCGCCGCGCGGCGCTCGCGCGCGACACCAACGAGACCCGCATCGCGGTGGCGGTCGACCTCGACCGCGCCGAGCCCCGCCGGATCGACACCGGCGTCCCCTTCTTCGACCACATGCTCGACCAGGTCGCGGCGCACGGCAATTTCAGCCTGACGCTGGCGTGCGACGGCGATCTCGCGATCGACCCGCACCACAGTCTCGAGGATGTCGCCATCGCGCTCGGTACCGCGCTGGGGCAGGCGCTCGACGACAAGCGCGGGATCGGCCGCTTCGGCTTCGCGCTGCCGATGGACGAGACGCAAGCGCAGGTGCTGATCGACCTTTCCGGCCGCCCCTACTGCCGCTTCGAAGGCGACTTCACCGCCAGCCACATCGGCGATTATCCGACCGAGATGACCCCGCACATTTTCCGCAGCCTGGCGGATTCGATGCGCGCGGCGATCCACGTCCGGGTCGACGGCGACAACGACCACCACAAGGTCGAGGCCTGCTTCAAGGCGTTCGGCCGCGCGCTTCGCCAGGCGGTCGCGCGCGAGGGATCGGACGCGGTGCTGCCCAGCACCAAGGGACTGCTGTGA
- a CDS encoding pirin family protein, protein MIDIRPFASLGHANHGWLDAHHHFSFANYYDPARMGWGSIRVWNDDWIAAQSGFPPHPHKDMEIVTYVRTGAITHQDSLGNKGRTGAGDVQVMSAGSGVTHAEYNLENEPTTLFQIWIETDRKSAPPSWGAMPFPKEARAGNFQLLASGNADDGALTINADARILGTTLAAGSEIAFEADPARHLYLVPSGKVLVNGTPANPRDGIAITGETAVTITAEEDAELVLVDAR, encoded by the coding sequence ATGATCGACATCCGCCCCTTCGCTTCGCTGGGTCATGCCAACCATGGCTGGCTCGATGCCCACCACCATTTCTCCTTCGCGAACTATTACGATCCCGCCCGGATGGGGTGGGGAAGCATTCGCGTCTGGAACGACGACTGGATCGCCGCGCAGAGCGGCTTTCCGCCGCATCCGCACAAGGACATGGAGATCGTCACCTACGTCCGCACCGGCGCGATCACCCACCAGGACAGCCTCGGCAACAAGGGCCGCACCGGCGCCGGCGACGTGCAGGTGATGAGCGCCGGCTCGGGCGTGACCCACGCCGAATATAACCTCGAGAACGAGCCGACGACGCTGTTTCAGATCTGGATCGAGACCGATCGCAAGTCGGCCCCGCCCAGCTGGGGCGCGATGCCCTTCCCCAAGGAGGCGCGGGCGGGCAATTTCCAATTGCTCGCCAGCGGTAATGCCGACGATGGGGCGCTGACGATCAATGCCGACGCGCGGATTCTCGGCACGACGCTGGCCGCGGGCAGCGAAATCGCATTTGAGGCCGATCCCGCGCGGCACCTCTACCTCGTTCCTTCGGGTAAGGTCCTGGTCAACGGGACGCCCGCCAACCCGCGTGACGGGATCGCCATCACGGGTGAGACCGCGGTGACGATCACCGCCGAGGAAGACGCCGAGCTGGTTCTGGTCGACGCCCGCTAG
- the phoB gene encoding phosphate regulon transcriptional regulator PhoB yields the protein MTTKKLLLVEDDRNLAELIGFHFERAGFTITRTGDGEEALILAEETRPDLIILDWMIEGISGIEVCRRLRRRQSTAHLPIIMLTARGEEDDRIRGLETGADDYLTKPFSPKELVARASAVLRRVRPALAAEQLDYQGLEMDLTAHRVRREGKPVSVGPTEYRLLRHFLENPGRVFSRQQLLETVWPHSEEIELRTVDVHIRRLRLALGEPDLIRTVRSAGYALDAEGVA from the coding sequence GTGACCACCAAGAAGCTCCTGCTGGTCGAGGACGACCGCAACCTGGCCGAGCTGATCGGCTTCCACTTCGAGCGCGCGGGCTTCACCATCACCCGCACCGGCGACGGCGAAGAAGCGCTGATCCTCGCCGAGGAGACCCGCCCCGACCTCATCATCCTCGACTGGATGATCGAAGGGATCAGCGGGATCGAGGTCTGCCGCCGCCTGCGCCGCCGCCAGTCGACCGCGCACCTGCCAATCATCATGCTGACCGCGCGCGGCGAGGAGGACGACCGCATTCGCGGGCTCGAGACCGGCGCCGACGATTATCTGACCAAGCCGTTCAGCCCCAAGGAACTCGTCGCGCGTGCCTCGGCGGTGCTGCGGCGGGTGCGTCCGGCGCTGGCGGCCGAGCAGCTCGACTATCAGGGGCTCGAGATGGACCTGACCGCCCATCGCGTCCGCCGCGAGGGCAAGCCGGTGAGCGTCGGCCCGACCGAATATCGCCTGCTCCGCCATTTCCTCGAGAACCCGGGCCGGGTCTTCTCGCGTCAGCAATTGCTCGAGACCGTCTGGCCGCACAGCGAGGAGATCGAGCTGCGCACGGTCGACGTCCACATCCGCCGGCTGCGGCTGGCGCTGGGCGAGCCCGATCTCATCCGCACGGTCCGCAGCGCGGGCTATGCCCTGGATGCCGAAGGGGTGGCATAA
- a CDS encoding HisA/HisF-related TIM barrel protein yields MIVYPAMDLIGGRPVRLRQGRFEEATFYDEAPAAALARFASAGASWAHLVDLDGTRVGEPVQHDLIRALARDSGLQIQVAGGIRSAGHVARLFEAGVTRAVVGSLCVTRPDLVTSMLDSFGPDRITLALDVRVEDDTPMVAMHGWQAASGISLWEVAARFPAARHLLLTDIGKDGMLAGPNRALYAEATERLPHLAIQASGGISSLGDVTQLDTDGVIVGKALWEGRIAPEELFA; encoded by the coding sequence ATGATCGTCTATCCCGCCATGGACCTGATCGGTGGCCGCCCGGTGCGCCTGCGCCAGGGCCGCTTCGAGGAGGCGACCTTTTACGACGAGGCGCCGGCCGCCGCGCTCGCCCGCTTCGCTTCCGCCGGCGCGAGCTGGGCGCACCTCGTCGATCTCGACGGCACCCGTGTCGGCGAGCCGGTCCAGCACGACCTCATCCGCGCCCTCGCCCGCGACAGCGGCCTTCAGATCCAGGTCGCCGGCGGAATCCGCTCGGCCGGCCACGTCGCCCGCCTGTTCGAGGCCGGGGTCACCCGCGCGGTGGTCGGCAGCCTGTGCGTCACCCGTCCCGACCTCGTCACCTCGATGCTCGACAGCTTCGGACCAGACCGCATCACCCTCGCCCTCGACGTCCGCGTCGAGGACGACACGCCGATGGTCGCGATGCACGGCTGGCAAGCGGCGAGCGGCATCAGCCTGTGGGAGGTCGCGGCGCGGTTTCCCGCCGCGCGCCACCTGTTGCTCACCGATATCGGCAAGGACGGGATGCTCGCCGGCCCCAACCGCGCCCTCTACGCCGAGGCCACCGAGCGCCTGCCCCACCTCGCGATACAGGCCAGTGGCGGTATTTCATCGCTTGGCGACGTCACCCAACTGGACACCGATGGCGTGATCGTCGGCAAGGCCCTGTGGGAAGGCCGGATCGCGCCCGAGGAGCTGTTCGCTTAA
- a CDS encoding YerC/YecD family TrpR-related protein, giving the protein MTPSRDLSQLTDDLCAALRVPRDAAEMRRFLTDLCTPAEVRTLAERWHIARLLDGTDLSYRDIHDGTGVSTTTIVRVARFLRQEPHQGYRQTLDTLEARDAG; this is encoded by the coding sequence ATGACCCCTTCCCGCGACCTCTCCCAACTCACCGACGACCTCTGCGCGGCACTGCGCGTGCCGCGCGACGCGGCAGAGATGCGCCGCTTCCTGACCGACCTCTGCACCCCCGCCGAGGTGCGGACGCTGGCCGAGCGCTGGCACATCGCGCGGCTGCTAGACGGCACTGACCTCAGTTATCGCGACATCCACGACGGTACCGGGGTCAGCACGACCACCATCGTCCGGGTCGCGCGCTTCCTCAGGCAGGAGCCGCATCAGGGCTACCGCCAGACGCTCGACACGCTGGAGGCGCGCGATGCTGGTTGA
- a CDS encoding DNA-3-methyladenine glycosylase family protein, with product MVRTTESLEVALDHLAASEPAFADVMERLGRPDPRHSEPGVTTLLRTIVGQQVSVAAARSMWNKLVAGYGDPPDLERLIAASDEELREAGLSRQKAGYARSLASLVLSGELDLAHLPADNEEAIALLTRIKGIGRWSAEIYLLFAEGRADAFPAGDLAVQVALGKMLGHDERPSEKHLRELAEPWRPYRGAAAVLAWHHYNSDVL from the coding sequence ATGGTAAGAACCACCGAAAGCCTCGAAGTCGCGCTCGACCATCTCGCCGCGAGCGAGCCCGCCTTCGCCGACGTGATGGAACGGCTCGGCCGCCCCGATCCGCGCCATTCCGAGCCGGGCGTGACCACCCTCCTCCGCACCATCGTCGGCCAGCAGGTCAGCGTCGCCGCGGCGCGCTCGATGTGGAACAAGCTGGTCGCCGGCTATGGCGACCCACCCGACCTCGAACGGCTCATCGCCGCCAGCGACGAGGAGCTGCGCGAGGCGGGCCTGTCACGGCAGAAGGCCGGCTATGCGCGCAGCCTGGCGTCGCTGGTGCTCTCAGGTGAACTCGACCTCGCCCATCTGCCTGCGGACAATGAGGAAGCGATCGCGCTTCTGACCAGGATCAAGGGCATCGGCCGCTGGTCGGCGGAAATCTATCTGCTGTTCGCCGAAGGCCGCGCCGACGCCTTTCCGGCCGGCGACCTCGCGGTGCAGGTCGCACTCGGCAAGATGCTCGGGCATGACGAGCGCCCATCGGAAAAGCATCTGCGCGAGCTGGCCGAACCGTGGCGCCCCTATCGCGGCGCCGCCGCGGTGCTCGCCTGGCACCATTATAACAGCGACGTGCTCTGA
- the hisH gene encoding imidazole glycerol phosphate synthase subunit HisH — MKLVCVDLGYGNLGSVAIAFERLGVAPEVSGDPEVLRAADKLVLPGVGHAGFAMRQARARGLDRLLAELPQPLLGICLGMQLMFEATEEEDTPGLALLSGRVRKLAPAPGRPVPHMGWSPLTVSADAFGLSTGDHVYFAHSFACDDGPVTVASTAYGRPIPAVIHAGRLTGAQFHPERSGEAGARFLQGWLAA; from the coding sequence GTGAAGCTGGTCTGCGTCGATCTCGGCTACGGCAATCTCGGCTCGGTGGCGATCGCCTTCGAGCGGCTCGGCGTCGCGCCCGAGGTCAGCGGCGATCCCGAGGTCCTGCGCGCCGCCGACAAGCTCGTCCTTCCCGGAGTCGGCCATGCCGGCTTCGCGATGCGCCAGGCACGCGCCCGCGGCCTCGACCGCTTGCTCGCCGAGCTGCCCCAACCGCTCCTCGGCATCTGCCTCGGCATGCAGCTGATGTTCGAGGCCACCGAGGAAGAGGACACGCCAGGCCTCGCCCTCCTCTCCGGCCGCGTCCGCAAACTCGCGCCCGCGCCGGGCCGCCCCGTCCCGCACATGGGCTGGAGCCCATTGACCGTCAGCGCCGACGCCTTCGGCCTCAGCACTGGCGACCACGTCTATTTCGCGCACAGCTTCGCCTGCGACGACGGCCCCGTGACCGTCGCTAGCACCGCTTATGGCCGCCCCATCCCCGCCGTGATCCACGCCGGCCGGCTGACCGGCGCGCAATTCCATCCCGAGCGTTCCGGCGAGGCCGGGGCGCGATTTCTGCAAGGATGGCTCGCCGCATGA
- a CDS encoding YegP family protein has product MAHKFEIHKDKKGEFRVRFKYNSETMFASEGYSSKASAMNAIESVRKNAPGAEVEDNS; this is encoded by the coding sequence ATGGCGCACAAGTTCGAGATCCATAAGGACAAGAAGGGCGAGTTCCGCGTCCGCTTCAAATATAACAGCGAGACGATGTTCGCGTCCGAAGGCTATTCCAGCAAGGCGTCGGCGATGAACGCGATCGAGTCGGTCCGCAAGAACGCGCCCGGCGCCGAGGTCGAAGACAATAGCTGA
- the hisD gene encoding histidinol dehydrogenase encodes MKRAVWSDLSPAEQRQLLARPAGRSDPALKARVAEIVAQVRDGGWNALCELATAMDGAPPRPVPIAAAAAEARRRLSADEQAAFDLAVANITAFHAASRPADLAVETMPGLTVRKVWRPIDRVGLYVPGGATPLFSTLLMLALPARAAGVGELAVTTPPRADGSLDPLVALAAERCGIDAVWTVGGAQAIAALAFGAGEIGRCDKIGGPGNAWVAEAKTQVAALPGGPAIDMPAGPSELMVIADERADPAAVAADLLSQAEHDPQAQVLLATASAALLASVEQELARQVATLPRRAIAERALDAARLIRCADLAEATAVANAYAPEHLALNVADPAALVPLIRHAGSIFAGRGAAEAFGDYCAGSSHVLPTDGAARAWGGVSVLTFMKAMTVQELTPAAAAAIAPAAAALARLEGLEAHARSAEARLAEACA; translated from the coding sequence GTGAAGCGGGCGGTGTGGAGCGACCTGTCCCCGGCCGAGCAGCGCCAATTGCTGGCGCGGCCGGCGGGGCGGTCGGACCCGGCGCTCAAGGCGCGGGTCGCCGAAATCGTTGCCCAAGTCCGCGACGGCGGCTGGAACGCGCTGTGCGAACTCGCCACGGCGATGGACGGCGCGCCGCCGCGGCCGGTCCCGATCGCCGCCGCCGCCGCCGAGGCGCGCCGCCGGCTGTCCGCGGACGAGCAGGCAGCGTTCGACCTCGCCGTCGCCAATATCACCGCCTTCCATGCCGCGAGCCGGCCCGCCGACCTCGCGGTCGAGACCATGCCCGGCTTGACGGTGCGCAAGGTCTGGCGGCCGATCGACCGGGTCGGGCTCTATGTCCCCGGCGGCGCGACGCCCCTCTTCTCGACCCTGCTGATGCTCGCACTGCCGGCGCGCGCCGCCGGGGTCGGCGAGCTGGCGGTCACCACCCCGCCCCGCGCCGACGGCAGCCTCGACCCGCTGGTCGCGCTCGCCGCCGAACGCTGCGGGATCGACGCGGTGTGGACGGTCGGCGGCGCGCAGGCGATCGCCGCTTTGGCCTTCGGCGCGGGCGAGATCGGCCGTTGCGACAAGATCGGCGGGCCGGGCAACGCCTGGGTCGCCGAAGCCAAGACCCAGGTCGCCGCGCTCCCCGGCGGTCCCGCCATCGACATGCCCGCCGGTCCCTCGGAACTGATGGTGATCGCCGACGAGCGCGCCGATCCGGCGGCCGTCGCCGCCGACCTCCTCAGCCAGGCCGAGCATGATCCCCAGGCGCAGGTCCTGCTGGCGACGGCCTCGGCCGCCTTGCTCGCCTCGGTTGAGCAGGAACTCGCGCGGCAAGTCGCCACCCTCCCCCGCCGCGCCATCGCCGAACGCGCCCTCGACGCCGCGCGGCTGATCCGCTGCGCCGACCTCGCCGAGGCGACGGCGGTCGCCAACGCCTATGCCCCCGAGCATCTCGCGCTCAACGTCGCCGACCCTGCCGCGCTGGTCCCGCTGATCCGCCACGCCGGCTCGATCTTCGCCGGGCGCGGCGCCGCCGAGGCGTTCGGCGATTATTGCGCGGGGTCGAGCCACGTTCTCCCCACCGACGGCGCCGCGCGCGCCTGGGGCGGGGTGTCGGTGCTGACCTTCATGAAGGCGATGACGGTGCAGGAACTGACCCCCGCCGCCGCCGCGGCGATCGCCCCGGCCGCCGCCGCGCTGGCCCGGCTCGAAGGGCTCGAAGCCCACGCTCGATCCGCCGAGGCGCGGCTGGCGGAGGCGTGCGCATGA
- a CDS encoding gamma carbonic anhydrase family protein — translation MTLYALDDLAPQLGTGAWAAPSADLVGDVRLAARASVWFGAVIRADNTPILIGEESNVQDGAVCHSDPGAPLTIGRGVTVGHQAILHGCTIGAGALIGMGARVLNGALVGERCLVGAGALVTEGKTFEPGMLIVGAPARAIRPLSEAELAALVVSAAHYAEKAAAYAAGLKAVG, via the coding sequence ATGACGCTGTACGCCCTCGACGATCTCGCCCCGCAGCTCGGGACTGGCGCCTGGGCGGCACCCTCGGCCGACCTCGTCGGCGACGTCCGCCTCGCCGCCCGCGCGAGCGTGTGGTTCGGGGCGGTGATCAGGGCCGACAACACCCCGATCCTGATCGGTGAGGAGAGCAACGTCCAGGACGGCGCGGTCTGCCACTCCGATCCTGGGGCGCCGCTGACCATCGGGCGCGGGGTCACGGTCGGCCACCAGGCGATCCTCCACGGCTGCACGATCGGTGCGGGTGCGCTGATCGGGATGGGCGCGCGGGTGCTCAACGGGGCGCTGGTGGGCGAACGCTGCCTGGTCGGCGCGGGCGCGCTGGTGACCGAGGGCAAGACGTTCGAACCGGGGATGCTGATCGTCGGCGCACCCGCCCGTGCGATCCGTCCGCTGAGCGAGGCCGAGCTGGCGGCGCTCGTCGTGTCGGCGGCCCATTATGCCGAGAAAGCCGCCGCTTATGCCGCCGGCTTGAAGGCCGTCGGCTAG
- the hisF gene encoding imidazole glycerol phosphate synthase subunit HisF, translating to MPTRRIIPCLDVRDGRVVKGVRFEGHRDMGGIEEHVRHYVAAGADELVFYDISASPEGRSVDLDWIRRVARLIDIPFAVAGGIRTRDQAAAVLEAGADKVSVNSPALERPELIEELAADFGSQCVVVGVDSLESDDGDHHVKQYTGDPAKTRAAGRRTLDWVREAADRGAGEIVLNCMSRDGVRTGYDLAHTQQVVEAVPVPVIASGGAGEPEHFRDVLAAGASGALAATVFHDRRIAIPELKEYLAWCGIDVRP from the coding sequence ATGCCGACCCGCCGCATCATTCCCTGCCTCGACGTGCGCGACGGCCGCGTGGTCAAGGGCGTGCGCTTCGAGGGGCACCGCGACATGGGCGGGATCGAGGAGCACGTCCGCCACTATGTCGCCGCCGGCGCCGACGAGTTGGTCTTCTACGATATCTCCGCCAGTCCCGAGGGACGCAGCGTCGACCTCGACTGGATCCGCCGTGTCGCCCGGCTGATCGACATCCCCTTCGCCGTCGCGGGCGGGATCCGCACCCGCGACCAGGCGGCGGCGGTTCTCGAGGCGGGCGCCGACAAGGTCTCGGTCAATTCCCCGGCGCTCGAGCGTCCCGAACTTATCGAGGAGCTGGCGGCCGACTTCGGCAGCCAATGCGTGGTGGTCGGGGTCGACAGCCTCGAAAGCGACGACGGCGACCATCACGTCAAGCAATATACCGGCGATCCGGCCAAGACCCGCGCGGCCGGCCGTCGCACGCTCGACTGGGTGCGCGAAGCCGCCGACCGCGGCGCGGGCGAGATTGTCTTGAACTGCATGAGCCGCGACGGCGTCCGCACTGGCTACGACCTCGCCCATACGCAGCAGGTGGTCGAAGCGGTCCCGGTCCCCGTCATCGCCAGCGGTGGCGCCGGCGAGCCCGAGCATTTCCGCGACGTCCTTGCCGCCGGCGCCAGCGGCGCGCTCGCCGCCACCGTCTTCCACGATCGCCGGATCGCGATCCCCGAGCTCAAGGAGTACCTCGCCTGGT
- the hisG gene encoding ATP phosphoribosyltransferase has translation MLVDAERLHIAIQKSGRLSELSRDLLRDAGLRIANGKNVLAARIENFPADLMFVRDDDIPTFVADGACEFGIVGQNVLNEFALAEREQRCEVIAELGFGRCTLKLAAPEGVTWGLPDSLAGQRIATTYPNILAAWLAARGIAAEVVKMNGAVELAPRLGIAGFICDLVSTGATLEANGLKAVETVLESEAVLIRTRRPIAAPKQAQAERLWKRLQGVIGTRDAKYIMLNAPSTALPAITRLLPGAEAPTILPLHGRPGHFAVHAVCQESVFWETLHDLKTAGASAILVLPIEKMML, from the coding sequence ATGCTGGTTGACGCCGAGCGGCTGCACATCGCCATCCAGAAGTCGGGCCGCCTGTCCGAGTTGTCGCGCGACCTGCTGCGCGATGCCGGCCTGCGCATTGCCAACGGCAAGAACGTGCTGGCGGCGCGGATCGAGAATTTCCCCGCCGACCTCATGTTCGTGCGCGACGACGATATCCCGACCTTCGTCGCCGACGGCGCCTGCGAGTTCGGGATCGTCGGCCAGAACGTCCTCAACGAGTTCGCGCTCGCTGAGCGCGAGCAGCGTTGCGAGGTCATCGCCGAGCTGGGCTTTGGCCGATGCACCCTCAAGCTCGCCGCGCCCGAAGGCGTCACGTGGGGCCTGCCCGACAGCCTCGCCGGCCAGCGCATCGCCACCACTTATCCCAACATCCTCGCCGCCTGGCTCGCCGCGCGGGGCATCGCGGCCGAAGTCGTCAAGATGAACGGCGCGGTCGAGCTGGCCCCGCGGCTGGGCATCGCCGGCTTCATCTGCGACCTCGTCTCGACCGGCGCGACGCTCGAGGCCAATGGCCTCAAAGCGGTCGAGACCGTGCTTGAGAGCGAGGCCGTGCTGATCCGCACCCGCCGCCCGATCGCCGCGCCCAAGCAAGCGCAGGCCGAACGGCTGTGGAAGCGGTTGCAGGGCGTCATCGGCACCCGCGACGCTAAATACATCATGCTCAATGCGCCGAGCACCGCGCTGCCCGCGATCACTCGCCTGCTGCCGGGCGCCGAGGCGCCGACCATCTTGCCCTTGCACGGGCGGCCGGGGCACTTCGCGGTCCACGCGGTGTGCCAGGAATCGGTATTCTGGGAGACGCTGCACGACCTCAAGACTGCCGGCGCCTCGGCTATCCTGGTCCTCCCCATCGAAAAGATGATGCTGTGA
- the rlmB gene encoding 23S rRNA (guanosine(2251)-2'-O)-methyltransferase RlmB: protein MTRRKKSHQSHGSANRPRLWGKHAVAAALDNPNRKILKAWATREAAGFMQFPPDVPLVFAEGPDMGRLVPNDAPHQGVVIEVEPLEDVWLGDILAEADEKAILLVLDQVTDPHNVGAILRSAAAFGAVGIVTQDRHSPIEGGVLAKAASGALERVPWARVVNLARALEEIAEAGFWRIGLAGEATTELKNALGPQRVALVLGAEGPGMRSNTREHCDALAKLPISAAIESLNVSNAAAVALYAASVA, encoded by the coding sequence ATGACCCGCCGCAAGAAATCGCACCAGAGCCACGGCAGCGCCAATCGCCCGCGACTGTGGGGCAAGCACGCCGTCGCCGCCGCGCTCGATAATCCCAATCGCAAGATCCTCAAGGCATGGGCGACGCGCGAGGCCGCGGGCTTCATGCAATTCCCGCCCGATGTGCCCCTCGTCTTCGCCGAAGGGCCCGACATGGGCCGCCTCGTCCCCAACGACGCCCCGCACCAGGGCGTGGTGATCGAGGTCGAGCCGCTCGAGGACGTCTGGCTCGGCGACATCCTCGCCGAGGCCGACGAGAAGGCGATCCTGCTGGTCCTCGACCAGGTCACCGATCCGCACAATGTCGGCGCGATCCTCCGTTCGGCGGCGGCGTTCGGCGCGGTCGGGATCGTCACCCAGGACCGCCATTCGCCGATCGAGGGCGGCGTCCTCGCCAAGGCGGCGAGCGGCGCGCTCGAGCGGGTGCCATGGGCGCGCGTCGTCAACCTCGCCCGCGCGCTCGAGGAGATCGCCGAGGCCGGCTTCTGGCGGATCGGCCTCGCCGGCGAAGCCACCACCGAATTGAAGAACGCACTCGGCCCGCAGCGGGTGGCGCTGGTCCTCGGCGCCGAAGGACCGGGCATGCGCAGCAACACCCGCGAGCATTGCGATGCGCTCGCGAAGCTGCCGATCAGTGCCGCCATCGAAAGCCTCAACGTGTCCAACGCCGCCGCCGTCGCGCTTTACGCGGCGAGCGTGGCGTGA
- a CDS encoding PilZ domain-containing protein, translating into MEQDNKRRDGRERLTAAVNFRKPKEMPYEVSLENMSPHGCCIALRERVVEGQLLWITVPGIEPLQSWVRWHGEWHAGLEFERPMHVAVFDHVAGQMKRVTAAAN; encoded by the coding sequence ATGGAGCAGGACAACAAGCGACGCGACGGGCGCGAGCGGCTGACCGCCGCGGTGAATTTCCGCAAGCCCAAGGAAATGCCCTACGAGGTCAGCCTCGAGAACATGTCGCCGCACGGCTGCTGCATCGCCCTGCGCGAGCGGGTGGTCGAGGGCCAGTTGCTGTGGATCACGGTGCCGGGAATCGAACCGCTGCAAAGCTGGGTCCGCTGGCATGGCGAGTGGCACGCCGGGCTCGAGTTCGAGCGGCCGATGCACGTCGCGGTGTTCGATCATGTCGCGGGGCAGATGAAGCGGGTGACCGCCGCGGCCAACTGA